In the Haloferula helveola genome, one interval contains:
- a CDS encoding PQQ-dependent sugar dehydrogenase: protein MRIIIAALILSCGAACGGGLDNPVPVGPFVNGVFPSASPGSATGWAAVNAFPNLAFVDPMRLSEIPGLPGQLLLVCKNGQMWRFPNDPDVTPAEVVEVLDWRNETRRAGDMGFYSMVFHPDFGVPGATAENWVFVCYNKRNLLRNSDNSTYWRVSRFEWNFSTGTVEPTSEFNLINQYDPHGWHNGGGMFFGTDGFLYLVNGDGGSGWDYHNTSQRIDRGLFGGVLRIDVDNDPLKSHPIRRQPRNADFSFYLSHYPANASQGYGIPNDNPWQDPGGGILEEFYAIGLRSPQSMYFDEPTGDIWIGDVGQQDMEELTRISKGANAQWAFKEGTLNGPKAVPSTPLGTEQEPFYTFGRETGNCIIGGLRYRGAKWAEDLGGKVLVAGHSFGWVRALELDEGGELAGEEVLLNGLPTGNKVGISGFSTDSAGEVYMTILAGTNQGGGTILKLATAGVTAEPPGLLSQTGVFSNLTTLQPSAGMIPYEVASPLWSDGAVKSRWVILPNDGALDTAGERIVFSEDGPWLFPAGTVFVKHFEVPVDETDPSVMKRLETRFLVCTEGGGKYGVTYKWNEAGTDAVLMSAGVSEAYTVELAGGGSESRTWDYPGRADCLLCHNEASGQALGFRTAPLNRHCFYPVTGRTENQLETLNGLGAFDVTLTSDQLADFIEARPLGDPTAPLEHRVRSYLDTNCAHCHRPGGLVEGFDARLGTPLAEQNLINAEIEGFYWLGPDGRYVVPGDPSLSAIHVRSAAVGNGEAMPPLAKNLTDDAAVAALESFILGLESAEFLADGGSARPTRCSIAGPAFLDGQPFEVTVVFDKDVMDFDAADLSISGGTVIGLRGSGYYYVATIESTASVAEISVVGNAVDPDGFGSHASEVLVISGPTYYADWSAGYGVDGSAATQLADEDQDGIAKLLEFAFGLDPTLADHHPDEPLAVPPSGMPVGVWDAAAGRLGIRFLRRRNAPELVYKAEFGSNPDAMSGPGGTASVDVVDPEWERVTVWDAATAGPESKRFGRVRVTLSPP, encoded by the coding sequence GTGCGAATCATCATTGCGGCACTGATCCTAAGTTGCGGAGCCGCCTGCGGAGGCGGCCTCGACAACCCCGTGCCGGTGGGTCCCTTCGTCAACGGTGTCTTTCCGTCAGCGAGTCCGGGAAGTGCGACAGGATGGGCTGCGGTTAACGCCTTTCCCAACCTTGCTTTCGTTGATCCGATGCGTCTGTCCGAGATTCCGGGACTGCCGGGGCAGCTATTGTTGGTGTGCAAGAACGGGCAGATGTGGCGATTTCCGAATGATCCGGATGTGACGCCTGCGGAGGTGGTCGAGGTGCTCGACTGGCGGAACGAGACGCGGCGGGCAGGGGATATGGGCTTTTACAGCATGGTCTTCCACCCGGACTTCGGTGTCCCGGGTGCGACCGCTGAGAATTGGGTGTTCGTGTGCTACAACAAACGGAACCTCCTTCGGAACTCAGACAACTCGACCTACTGGAGGGTATCGCGTTTCGAGTGGAACTTCTCGACTGGAACGGTCGAGCCGACGAGCGAGTTCAACCTGATCAATCAGTATGATCCGCACGGCTGGCACAACGGGGGAGGGATGTTCTTCGGGACCGACGGCTTTCTCTACCTCGTCAATGGTGACGGTGGTTCGGGCTGGGACTACCACAACACGTCGCAGCGAATCGATCGGGGTTTATTCGGCGGAGTGCTGCGGATCGATGTCGACAACGACCCGCTGAAGTCCCATCCGATCCGGCGCCAGCCGCGGAACGCGGACTTCTCCTTTTACCTCTCGCATTACCCGGCGAACGCGTCGCAAGGCTACGGGATTCCGAATGACAATCCTTGGCAAGATCCAGGTGGCGGAATACTCGAGGAGTTTTATGCGATCGGACTGCGCAGCCCTCAGTCGATGTACTTCGATGAACCGACCGGTGACATCTGGATCGGGGACGTGGGTCAGCAGGACATGGAGGAGCTGACCCGGATCTCCAAAGGGGCGAACGCGCAATGGGCTTTCAAGGAGGGCACGCTCAACGGTCCGAAAGCCGTGCCGTCCACGCCTTTGGGTACCGAGCAGGAACCCTTCTACACATTTGGACGGGAGACAGGAAATTGCATCATCGGCGGGCTGCGTTACCGTGGAGCCAAGTGGGCGGAGGACCTTGGAGGCAAGGTTCTGGTTGCCGGGCATTCCTTTGGATGGGTGCGAGCACTCGAGCTCGACGAGGGCGGCGAATTGGCCGGTGAGGAAGTGTTGCTCAACGGACTTCCGACCGGCAACAAGGTGGGTATCTCCGGCTTTTCGACTGACAGCGCGGGCGAGGTTTACATGACCATTCTCGCCGGGACCAATCAGGGAGGGGGAACGATCCTGAAACTTGCGACAGCCGGGGTGACGGCGGAGCCGCCCGGGTTGCTGTCGCAGACCGGGGTATTCTCCAATTTGACGACACTCCAGCCGTCGGCGGGGATGATTCCCTACGAGGTGGCCAGTCCCTTGTGGTCCGACGGCGCGGTGAAGTCGCGCTGGGTGATCCTGCCGAACGACGGTGCGCTGGATACTGCCGGTGAGAGGATTGTATTCTCCGAGGATGGGCCTTGGCTGTTTCCGGCGGGGACCGTGTTCGTAAAGCATTTCGAGGTGCCGGTGGACGAGACGGACCCGTCAGTGATGAAGCGATTGGAGACCCGTTTTCTGGTATGCACCGAGGGCGGGGGAAAGTACGGCGTGACCTACAAGTGGAACGAGGCAGGCACGGATGCGGTTCTGATGTCCGCCGGTGTGAGTGAGGCCTACACGGTGGAGTTGGCAGGAGGAGGTAGCGAGTCTCGCACGTGGGACTATCCGGGACGTGCGGATTGTCTTCTCTGCCACAACGAGGCATCCGGCCAAGCGCTGGGATTTCGAACCGCGCCGTTGAACCGGCATTGCTTCTATCCGGTGACTGGTCGGACGGAGAACCAGTTGGAAACCTTGAACGGGTTGGGTGCATTCGACGTGACACTCACGTCGGATCAGCTCGCCGATTTCATCGAAGCAAGGCCACTTGGAGACCCGACGGCTCCACTTGAGCATCGCGTTCGGTCCTATCTGGATACCAACTGCGCGCATTGCCATCGACCCGGGGGACTGGTCGAGGGCTTCGACGCCCGTTTGGGCACGCCGCTCGCGGAACAGAATCTTATCAACGCGGAGATCGAGGGTTTCTATTGGCTGGGGCCGGACGGGCGTTACGTGGTTCCGGGCGACCCCTCACTTTCGGCAATCCATGTGCGCTCTGCGGCCGTGGGAAACGGTGAGGCGATGCCGCCGCTGGCGAAGAATCTGACCGACGATGCCGCGGTGGCGGCCTTGGAAAGTTTTATCCTCGGGTTGGAGAGTGCGGAGTTTTTGGCGGATGGCGGCAGCGCGCGACCGACAAGGTGTTCCATCGCCGGCCCCGCGTTCCTCGACGGACAACCCTTCGAGGTGACGGTGGTTTTCGACAAAGACGTGATGGACTTCGATGCGGCGGACCTGTCGATATCGGGGGGAACGGTCATCGGGTTGAGAGGGAGTGGCTACTACTACGTTGCGACGATTGAGTCCACGGCGTCCGTCGCTGAAATCTCGGTGGTGGGGAATGCTGTGGATCCCGACGGTTTCGGTAGCCATGCGTCCGAGGTCTTGGTGATTTCCGGTCCCACTTACTACGCGGATTGGAGCGCCGGATACGGCGTTGATGGGAGCGCCGCGACCCAACTCGCTGACGAGGACCAGGACGGGATCGCGAAGCTGCTCGAGTTCGCTTTCGGTCTCGATCCGACGCTGGCTGACCATCACCCGGATGAGCCGTTGGCGGTTCCGCCGTCCGGCATGCCGGTGGGTGTTTGGGATGCTGCAGCGGGTAGGCTCGGGATTCGGTTCCTGCGTCGACGCAACGCGCCGGAGTTGGTCTACAAAGCCGAGTTCGGCAGTAATCCGGATGCCATGTCCGGTCCCGGAGGCACGGCATCGGTGGATGTCGTCGACCCTGAGTGGGAAAGAGTCACCGTCTGGGACGCCGCTACCGCCGGACCTGAATCCAAGCGGTTCGGCCGGGTTCGCGTCACTCTCAGCCCGCCCTGA
- a CDS encoding low molecular weight protein arginine phosphatase → MAGKKSVLFVCTGNTCRSPMAEGLFRKAVEERGDFEVASAGVAAYPGGRVSRETEDVLRSRGISLEGFRSQPVSEGMIERSTHVFAMTDSHLQALLGMFPDHEDKFFLACEFAEIPGKGIGCDVPDPIGQGPAAYADVAATLDVAIPKLIEFIDQTWNG, encoded by the coding sequence ATGGCTGGCAAGAAATCCGTCCTTTTCGTCTGCACCGGGAACACGTGCCGGAGCCCGATGGCCGAGGGGCTTTTCCGCAAGGCTGTCGAGGAGCGGGGAGATTTCGAGGTCGCATCTGCCGGAGTCGCTGCCTACCCCGGCGGCCGGGTCAGCCGCGAGACCGAGGATGTGCTCCGAAGCCGCGGGATCTCGCTCGAAGGCTTCCGGAGTCAGCCTGTGAGCGAGGGAATGATCGAGCGTTCGACCCATGTGTTCGCGATGACCGACAGCCACCTGCAGGCGTTGCTCGGGATGTTCCCGGACCACGAGGACAAGTTCTTCCTCGCCTGCGAGTTCGCCGAGATTCCCGGCAAAGGGATCGGCTGCGACGTCCCGGATCCGATCGGACAGGGGCCGGCTGCCTACGCGGATGTGGCTGCCACGCTGGATGTCGCGATTCCAAAACTGATCGAGTTTATCGATCAGACGTGGAATGGCTGA